The following coding sequences are from one Microbacterium sp. SSM24 window:
- the sucB gene encoding 2-oxoglutarate dehydrogenase, E2 component, dihydrolipoamide succinyltransferase: protein MSTSVVLPALGESVTEGTVTRWLKQVGDTVEADEGLLEISTDKVDTEIPSPVSGVIEEILVQEDETVEVGAVLAKIGDGSSAPDAAPQPETAAAESTEAPAPAEEAPAEPAPAEPVAEPAPAEPAPAAPASSGGKDVVLPELGESVTEGTVTRWLKQVGDDVAVDEPLLEISTDKVDTEIPSPFAGTLQEILVQEDETVSVGAALARIGEAGATAAPAEAPAPAASESPAPQAEAPTAEPAPAAEPAPAPAPASAPPAAAPAAAPQAAPQPAAPAPAAADDSDVVSYVTPLVRRLAQQQGVDLASVTGTGVGGRIRKEDVLKAAEAAAAPAASAAAPAAAAPAPLEVSPLRGTTQPMSRLRKVLAERAVASMQSTAQLTTVVEVDVTRLSAFRDKVKGDFQSKTGDKLSFLPFFALAAAEALQAYPVVNSTVDGTDIVYPPTENLSIAVDTERGLLTPVLRDAASKNLAQIAHEIADLAARTRDNKLKPDELAGGTFTLTNTGSRGALFDTPVVFLPQSAILGTGIVVKRPGVVSVDGKDAISVRSYVYLALSYDHRIIDGADAARFLGAVKTRLEAAAFEGQLGI, encoded by the coding sequence AGCGGTGTGATCGAGGAGATCCTGGTCCAGGAGGACGAGACCGTCGAGGTCGGCGCCGTCCTCGCCAAGATCGGTGATGGATCGAGCGCACCCGACGCCGCCCCGCAGCCCGAGACCGCTGCGGCGGAGTCGACGGAGGCTCCGGCCCCCGCCGAGGAGGCACCTGCCGAGCCCGCTCCTGCTGAGCCCGTTGCAGAGCCCGCTCCCGCTGAGCCCGCTCCCGCTGCTCCTGCTTCCTCTGGTGGCAAGGACGTCGTGCTCCCCGAACTCGGAGAGAGCGTGACGGAAGGCACCGTGACCCGCTGGCTGAAGCAGGTCGGCGATGACGTGGCCGTCGACGAGCCTCTTCTCGAGATCTCCACCGACAAGGTCGACACCGAGATCCCGTCGCCGTTCGCCGGCACCCTGCAGGAGATCCTCGTCCAGGAAGACGAGACCGTGAGCGTCGGCGCGGCCCTCGCCCGCATCGGCGAGGCTGGTGCGACAGCGGCTCCCGCTGAGGCGCCTGCTCCCGCAGCATCCGAGTCCCCCGCCCCGCAGGCGGAAGCGCCGACGGCTGAGCCGGCACCGGCTGCTGAGCCCGCCCCGGCACCTGCACCTGCCTCGGCTCCGCCGGCCGCGGCGCCCGCCGCTGCTCCTCAGGCCGCCCCGCAGCCTGCTGCGCCGGCACCCGCCGCAGCGGACGATTCCGACGTGGTGTCGTATGTGACCCCGCTCGTGCGCCGTCTCGCCCAGCAGCAGGGTGTCGATCTCGCCTCCGTCACCGGAACGGGCGTCGGCGGCCGAATCCGCAAGGAAGACGTCCTGAAGGCCGCGGAGGCCGCAGCCGCACCGGCCGCTTCGGCTGCCGCTCCTGCCGCGGCGGCGCCCGCGCCGCTCGAGGTCTCGCCGCTGCGCGGCACGACCCAGCCGATGTCGCGTCTGCGGAAGGTTCTCGCGGAGCGCGCCGTCGCCTCGATGCAGTCGACCGCACAACTCACGACCGTGGTCGAGGTCGACGTGACCAGGCTGTCTGCGTTCCGCGACAAGGTGAAGGGCGACTTCCAGTCCAAGACGGGCGACAAGCTGTCGTTCCTGCCGTTCTTCGCTCTCGCGGCTGCCGAAGCACTCCAGGCGTACCCGGTGGTCAACTCGACCGTCGACGGAACGGACATCGTCTACCCGCCGACCGAGAACCTCTCGATCGCGGTCGACACGGAGCGCGGCCTGCTGACACCCGTGCTTCGCGATGCGGCGTCGAAGAACCTGGCGCAGATCGCGCACGAGATCGCCGATCTCGCGGCTCGCACGCGCGACAACAAGCTGAAGCCGGATGAGCTGGCGGGTGGAACCTTCACGCTCACCAACACGGGTTCGCGCGGCGCGCTCTTCGACACGCCCGTCGTGTTCCTGCCCCAGTCGGCCATCCTCGGCACCGGCATCGTCGTCAAGCGCCCCGGCGTCGTGAGTGTCGACGGCAAGGACGCGATCTCGGTGCGGTCCTACGTGTACCTGGCACTGTCGTACGACCACCGGATCATCGACGGCGCGGATGCCGCCCGCTTCCTGGGCGCGGTCAAGACGCGTCTCGAGGCGGCCGCGTTCGAGGGCCAGCTCGGCATCTGA
- a CDS encoding DUF4191 domain-containing protein has protein sequence MAARSSAPEKRPGFFSQIRSLYTFTQQAFPWLPWMLVGIVLLGIAIGVSIGLFLPPVAIWSIILWGITGLMLGVLGALMLMTRLSTNAMYKKIEGMPGAAGHVLSTSLGRKWQAADMPVGVNPKTQEAVYRAVGRGGVVIVGEGARGRLTRLVNDERSKVQRVASGVPVTVFYIGHGEGEVPISKLSSSIKALPNKIDRSTMAAVIKRIESVSQSLSSMPIPKGIDPTKVRAPRPR, from the coding sequence ATGGCCGCCCGCAGTTCCGCACCCGAGAAGCGCCCCGGTTTCTTCTCGCAGATCCGCTCCCTCTACACCTTCACGCAGCAGGCGTTCCCCTGGCTGCCGTGGATGCTCGTCGGCATCGTGCTGCTGGGCATCGCCATCGGTGTCAGCATCGGGTTGTTCCTCCCGCCGGTCGCGATCTGGAGCATCATCCTCTGGGGAATCACCGGCCTCATGCTCGGCGTGCTCGGTGCGCTCATGCTCATGACGCGTCTCTCCACGAACGCGATGTACAAGAAGATCGAGGGGATGCCGGGCGCCGCCGGTCACGTGCTCTCGACCTCTCTCGGGCGCAAGTGGCAGGCCGCCGACATGCCGGTGGGCGTCAACCCGAAGACGCAGGAAGCCGTCTACCGCGCGGTCGGCCGCGGCGGCGTCGTGATCGTCGGCGAGGGAGCGCGCGGTCGCCTCACCCGCCTGGTCAACGACGAGCGCTCCAAGGTGCAGCGGGTCGCTTCCGGCGTGCCGGTCACCGTCTTCTACATCGGCCACGGTGAGGGCGAGGTGCCGATCTCGAAGCTCTCATCCTCGATCAAGGCGCTGCCGAACAAGATCGACCGCTCCACGATGGCCGCCGTCATCAAGCGCATCGAGTCGGTCTCGCAGTCGCTTTCCTCGATGCCGATCCCGAAGGGCATCGACCCGACGAAGGTCCGCGCTCCGCGCCCGCGCTGA
- a CDS encoding RDD family protein gives MLQPPGYAGTVTDSAHLYPGERLGLPQEGSGSIGRVGRRIGALFLDYGAAYLISGFFGWDPLAILAIFAAIQLVFIPTLQGSPGHRIFGLRVVRIDGAWVGLWRPIIRTLLLIVVIPAVIWDADQRGLHDKAAGTILLRA, from the coding sequence ATGTTACAGCCGCCTGGTTACGCTGGAACAGTGACGGACAGCGCCCATCTCTACCCCGGCGAACGCCTTGGACTGCCTCAAGAGGGATCCGGCTCGATCGGACGGGTGGGACGACGGATCGGAGCGCTGTTCCTCGACTACGGCGCCGCGTATCTGATCTCCGGATTCTTCGGGTGGGATCCGCTGGCGATCCTGGCGATCTTCGCGGCGATCCAGCTGGTGTTCATCCCGACGCTGCAGGGGAGCCCCGGGCACCGCATCTTCGGGCTGCGCGTCGTGCGCATCGACGGCGCCTGGGTGGGGCTGTGGCGCCCGATCATCCGGACGCTGCTGCTGATCGTGGTGATCCCCGCAGTGATCTGGGACGCCGATCAGCGCGGTCTTCACGACAAGGCCGCGGGAACGATCCTGCTGCGCGCCTGA